Genomic segment of Triticum aestivum cultivar Chinese Spring chromosome 6A, IWGSC CS RefSeq v2.1, whole genome shotgun sequence:
TCAATCAATCCAGAAGAAACCTAGCTGCTGGTGGCAGCCATGGCCGTGGGCGTGGTGTTCTTCTTCTACCCCGTGGTTCTAGCAGCGGGGACGCTGCACTCGTTGGGCATGCTAAGCTCCTGGTTTGCAATGAGATCTCCATGGTTGTTTTAGTCGGGTTTTAGGTGACTCTTTAGGGTGCTGGGTCTCTGTTCGTCGGCCATGGTTATTTTCCATCAAATTTGGCAAGCTAAGGTGTTTCGTATAATCAAAGCCACAAAGTTTCATAATGTTTTGATTTTGTTTGctgttctgtttgtccatcaccaAGCCTTCTTAGGTGCGTTTTATGCTCCGGTGCCTTGCACAAAGGCTCACGCGTTGTCTATTCCGCCAAAGGGCCAACAGAAAAGTTTTGCTTTCTCTGTGACAACCACATGCATCTAATCTTCCAAGGTGGTGTTATACTGTTATATATAGTCCTTAATTATCAGATCAACTTATCATGCATAGTCAATGTAGTATAATCTGGAAATATCGTAACTTGGTACAATACATATTATGAGAGAGCCGAATGACGAATGGACAAAAAAGGAACACAATTAATCAATCTGGAAGGACAACTCTAAGATCGAATCTCATTTTGGTATGACGAGTAACTTTCAGATTCATATCACAGAACGATGAGTAATCACATCACCTCATACACAGAACAAGAGCACCTCCAACTTCTTCCTCACAGCTCCAACAATTCTCTGCCAGAAAATGATCATGAGTGCCGACGATAACCAAAATAGGATCGGATCAAAGAACGACAATCCGTCAAGACGGCACAGAATCTTATCCGTCGAACTGCCTAAGGTCCCACGACACGGCACCATTCCAGCCAAAAAAAAGGTTTTGCACTTGTAGCTCAAATCGAAAGCGACGGAGTGGGACTAGAACTACCATCCGTCAACCGTTTCTAGCAGCAGAGATAGAGAGCGATGGACTATAACTACTAACGCCAAGCTGGCGCGCTTGAGCTGCTGCTGGCTGACCTCTGCTGCTGGTTGAGCTTCTCCTGCTGCTGGGTGCCCTTGAGCTGCTGCTGTCTGACCTCCTCTGCAGCAGCTGATTGAGCTCCTCCTGTAGCTGGATGACCTTGAGCTGCTCCTTCTCGAGCTGCAGCTGCAGCTGGGCGTTCTTGAGCAGCTGCAGCTGGGCACGCTTAAGCTGCCCCTGCAGCAGGGCGCGCTTGAGCTTCACCTTGGCGATGTGGCTCCAGGTCTTGCAGACGAGAGAGGCACAGAGGAGGCTTGCCGGGTCgtccggcgggaggcggaggaagaTCTCTTCGATGAGATCGTCCGGGAGCGCCGGCGGTGGTGCTGCTGCCATGGTGGCCCCTGGCTGTACAGCATAAATGAAACCAAGTTAATTATGTTTATTCTAGATGTACAACATAGAAGAAACAGTAGACTGcataaataaaagaaacaaaaacccaTAAAGGTTGTAAGACTCGAAACTAAGGTTGTGCTCCATATGTTCTTGGACTAGAAACGAAAACATCTCCCTTGCAACATATGTTCTTGGACGTCAAGTTGCCAGAAAAAAAGCTCTATTGTTTTCCTTACTTCATGGGCACGAATTGTCATGACATATATAAAGAATCTCTATAGCCTTTATTCATGAGGCTGATGCATTTTCCATCTATTAGACacagaagaagagaaggaaatatttGCAGGTTGGCAAAGGGGACAaaaaaaaaactttcatataaatggAGTCTCAGTATTCGAAGTATTCGGCTGCTGGTAATGTTGGTGCCCATGACACAGGTTTGTGTGGTGCTTGCACTTTTTTTATACCCCCGCCCTTAGTTTTGCCGGTCTGGTTGCCATGTTTTAAAAAAAAACATCAATATGTAATATATAACTAGATAACTAGTTGCCcggatgttgttttcttcttccaATCTAATTTAAAGATAAAAATATAATTATGCCTACTTACGATGTTCCAGACTGAAAAAAGTTTACATTGTACCAGTTTTATCAGATAAAAATGCCCTAGTTACCAGAATAATTTGTACCTACTTGTTTTGATGTTCCAGATAAGAAAAAGGCTCACATTCTACTAATTTGCCAGATAATAAAAAATGACCTAGTTACCATGATGTTCCATATATAAAAAAAAGCAAGGTTTGCATGTGCCCGAGATAAAAAAAAGCCCTATTTGCCAATATAAATGTGCCTACTTGCCATGATGTTCAAGATTGAAGGAGTATGCGTTTGTACTGATTTTACCAGATAACAAAACATCTAGCTGTCACTATAAATGTTCCGCCTACTTGCCATGCATATTTGAGTCGTCTCACAAGCAACAACGCGAGAATCATTAGCGAATTTTGAATATCCATGCGTGTATATTCTCAAGTTGTGATTCAGACACATGTTGTGAATCTTTTTGATACCCTGAATGAACTACATCCAGTACCACAAAACACATGTTTCAAAATCTTGTTGCTACTCTGAATGAACAGCGCGCAGTGCCACAAAAACAAATGCTACTGAATCCGATGCTGCTCTAAACGAAGTGCGTGCAATGCTACAAGTAGGATACTGGCAGAAGGAGAATGACTAGCAGCAGGAAACTAGGCAGGGTGATGGACCTGGCTCTCGGTCGAGCCCGTCGTTGGCCTACGTGGAGAGGTGCATCCTACCACGAGAGCCGCGGTCCTCTCCAATCGCCCCTCTCCAGTTCTCCCCGCACCTCCACCTCGGACATGACCTAGCTAGGATACATGACCTAGCGGCTAGCTACCTACACGCCATCGACAGACTCGGCTTATATAAACTGTAATATTGTAACTGGGGGCAAGGCAAGGCAGTGGACGAACAGGTTACAAGCACCCGCAATTGACTGACTAGATCATCCATCGTTCGCTAGTACAGTATTAGACAGCACAAAACGAAAACGAAATCGAAATCGAAATCGAAATCGAAGCCAAAATGGAAGCAATCCGGCATCCCGCGAAGGGGAGCCCAGCTGGGGCAGCATGGCAGTGGCAGAAGAGCAGGAGGGAAGGGGactggggagagggagaggggagggggtcaGCTTTACCCGCCTGCAGAGATCCAGGGGGCGGGGAgagggcggccggcggcgagggatccgctgggcggaggcgggggcggggTGGGGAAggaaggtagagagagagagatggggacgGAGAGGGGGAGGGGTAGGTAGGCGGGCCTGGGCCTGGGCCTGAGCACAGGTATTGAAAAAAGTTCGCCAACTCGAAAACGTTCACGATTTCAAAAAAAAGTTTGCCAACTCAAGAAAGTTCATGAGTTCAAAAATGGTAGCGGGGTTTGCAAAAAAATCACGGGTTTTGAAAAAAGTCTGCGCATGTGAAACATGTTCACGAATTGGGTTGAATCAATACGGGGTTGGGGATTTGGGTTGGATTTTTTTCTCTTGCGCTACAAAATGTTTTTTTTACTTAATAGggtaattggggggggggggggggggaggataaTTTTTTCCAACTTAAAGTGCGATTTGACGACGGACGGGTAGAAGCACTAATGGTGTAGATAGATTGTATTCGGATGATGAACTTTGAAATGATCAATAAAAGTTTGTATGCTCGATATGTAGATGCCAATGGTGTTTCCCCTCATTTAAGAAAACATGTAAATACATGTTTTTCTTGCAAGGGTGTAAATACATACGTTGATGGACATCCGCACAGATATACCCACTCCGTTCCAAAAAATACTTAAAGTTATAGGCTTGTGCTAAATCAAACTTAAGTTCGACCAAATctccaaaaagaaaaaataacccTATATAAGTTTCATCATAAAATATAGTTGATGTATGGGAGGCAATACTCCGTCCCTTCCATTTTTTAGGTCGAGCAGCCTCCACTTTTCCGTCCCTTAAGGCGCAACCAGCAGACCTAGCACTCGCTTTTGTTATATTAGAGGGTTCGCTTATTAATCAATAAAATAGTCCCACCTTGCTGCTTTATATTGAATCCCACCGAATTATTAtttcaatttttgataaacgaaaCGAATCCAAGCCTGACAAGTCGAATTCCATTCGGTACCTTCGGGGTTTCTTTTTCCTTCTGGATGACGACGTCACCGTGTCTCCTTATTGGTATTGTGATGGTGACGAGGAACAAAGGGCCGGGGAGATGATCGAAATTACCTCTAGCCCGAAGCCAGAGGGGGTCGTCGACACAACGCCAACCCTGATGGTGGGGCACTTGGAAGGTCTGGAGACCCTCCTTGAGACTCCCCCTTTACCAGAAACGCCACCTGCAGGTTGTAGTATATGTTTGTAAGTAGACAAAAAATCAACAAGCCTCTTGGGGGATAGACAAGCAGAGGGGAGGGTGAGGTGTGGGTTCCGTTCATCCTATGAGATGAGAGGAGGACATATGGATGCCGTTGGGAGAAAAAGAGATAGATGAAGAGAGAGGCCATGGCCATGGTTTTTttaatcctcctcctcctctcgtgTTCCCGATTTCTAGGAATTAGTTGCTGCCGCATGCATCGTCTATCTTCTAGTCTAAAGAAGAAAAAGTTGCCCCTCTCAGGCAAGCTCGTCATTACCTAGCGCGGCATGTGTGCGTCGCCATCAGGGCATCAGGCACCCGCAAAATGTCATATCAATGCAAATCAGACAACCAGGCAGGCATCATTCAGAAATCAAAATTGCAACCTCCTTGCTTGCTTAACTCACAAGGGACATGGTCACAACTCAGAGCTCCAGCTGGGCCGCCTTGAGCAGGGTGCTCTCGAGTTGGGCGATCCCCTCCTCCCGCAGCTGGGCGCGCTTGAGCTGCTCCTTGACGATGTGGCTCCAGGTCTTGCAGACGAGGGAGGCACAGAGGAGGCTTGTCGGGTCGTCGAGCgggagggaggcggaggaggatctcttCGATGAGATCGTCCGGAAGTGTCGGTGGCGGTGCTGCTGCTATGGTGGCCGCTGGCTGTGCAACATAAACGAAACCAAGTTAATTATATTTATTCTAGCTGTACAACATAAAAGAAACAGTAGGCGGCTGCATAAATAAAAGAAGCAAAAACCCATAAAGGTTGTAAGACTGGAAAACTAAGCTTGTGCTCCAAAATGCATGTAAAAAGCAGTTCAAGGATGCAATTCATCAAAAAAAAATACTACCAGTAAACACAGGCAGTGGTGAAGGTGAGCATCCGATGGTAAAAGGTAGTTAGTCAAATTTCATGGCCAATTGCAAGCAAATCAATCATCTTTCAGTACTATAGTGGAAATACGGGGCAGACTCAGCCTTGAGTTGTCTaggtttgaattattattttttagggACTGGCTCTCAATTCTTTTGGATAAACTCTGTGCTTTTGGAAAAGAGCGAGCAATTCAAATTAAAACATGCATAGAGGTTGGAAAAAAAACAGCAACAAGAGAAATGCAGCAGCAGACACAAACCTTGTTGTTTTGGTACCTACCACAACCATCACCAGCATAACCATTAGGTCCATAGTTCACAGCATCATTATATGGCACCTGTGGAATCATATACCCAGCAGGAACAGCAGCAGGGTAACCAGGGAACCAAGGCCTGGATATTTTGAAGTGAAGGAAATGAGTAAGAGAAAATGGTGATAATGTATCTGAAGGGTGAATCCATCTATAAATATCATGAATGCAAAGAGAACGTCTAGCTGGGCATGTCAATATATCCCAGCTTTTTTTTAAATGGTGTTATGACTTATTTTTAGATAAGCATGATAAATGCAGAACATGTATTCCTCAAGGAAGAAAGGTACTCCTATCAGAACGCACCCCATTCAAGCAAGCATAAAGCAGAGTGGTAAAACATTAGAACTAAAAAGTGGTCaaaattctactccctccattcctaaatatttgtctttttagagatttcaaatggactaccacatggGATGAACAGATCCTAAATTACTCGGAGCCATACACATCACATAATGAACAAAATAAGTGATAAGAAAGCACTTTGAGCGTTCAGATAGAAAGTAAACAGGAGGTGTTAAACTTGCTACCTTGTAAAGTTGCTGTTGCCTCCTGGATTGAGTCCTTGCCCAGTAAGACTGCTTTTTCTGATTCAGTTTGGAACACTCCACCTAAATTTGATAAGATGGAAAATTGAATGAGTAACGCACAGCCTGAAATATAGATAGTTTTcactataaacttggtcaaagtttgttaagtttgacttttgaaaaaatctatatgcactacattgtggaacggagggagtatagaaTAATGTTTAGTCATTGTATATTACTATGGGTAGAAATGCTCAACAGCTAAACATATCCAAATAGATGTTCAGTTGTAAGTATAAGAAATAGCCAGGCAACTGCGGAAAATCTGGCTAGTTCAACAAATGTTATTATATTGTGATGCCTTGTTGTTAATGGATTGTGACCTAATGGTACATGGGATGAAGAGATCCTAAATTACTCGGAGCCATACATATGGCATCATGGAcaaagacgccaaagcactttgaGCGTTCAGATAGAAAGTAAACAGGAGGTGTTAAACTTGCTACCTTGTAAAAGAGCTCTTGCCTTGTTGATTGAGTCCTTGACCAGTAAGACTGCTTTTCCTGATCCAGTTTGGGACACTGACGGCATGGCTCCACCTAAATTTGATAAGAAAACTGAATGAGTAATGCACAGCCTGAAGAAAGAAAATACAGTTGGTACAATTACCAAAACCTAGGTGCTTTCTGGCTATTGTTGCAAGACTTACCTCTAAATGGGGTGTCCATTTCACTCGATTCCCCAACCTCTGCATCGGGTACATCGTGAAGTTGCTCTGAAACACAAAAACTGGTCATCGTGGAACAGTTTGACTGGAGCAAACCCAAAGCTGGGCAATATGAGCTGTAGGCTCCATCCGTAACAACAGGCCAGCACCATTTTGATTCATCCATTCAAACGAGGAGACTACGAATAGAGGAGATGGAGGGAGGAGCAGTGCGGTACCTTGGACGAGGAGGTCGGCCATGGCCATGGACTGGGCGCGGCATCCGTCGGCGCCGCCCCGGCCTAGGGTTTTGCCATACTCGCTCCGttttaaaaaatgcataaagtTATAGGCTTGTTCTAAGTCAACTTATTTTAAGTTTAACCAAATCTACCAGAGAAATAGACACAACTGCTAAATTAGTTTTATTATTAGCTTCATCACAAAATATATATAgttatataatactccctccgtcccaaaataagtgactcaactttgtactaattttagtacaaaattagtgtaaagttgagtcatttattttgggacagagggggtATATATTTGGTGATGTTGGATGctagtaatttttttgtataaatGAGAAGAGACCAGATGGGGGCGAGAAGAGTAGATATAAATCTTTTGATAGGAGGCAATCACAATCACAACGAAAACATATATACTCCCTCCCTTTCAGTTTATATAGGTCCCTCATGTCGTTAATTTTACAAATGTAATTTGAATTGCATATCACAAAATCTATACCATCAGGAAAATAGAGCATTTGAAGTTTTTAATGGCATTAATATAGAACTTTCATTATGTTGGTCAGATTGTTGATCTAGGGATACCCACAGGCCTTACAAACAAACACGGAAAGGAGGTACTACTCTCCAAGTATACAGGTAGATGCAGAGCCACAACAAGAGAAGCAAACCACGAGGCTCTATCTATGTACAACTAATGGGATTGGTTCTAATGACAAGAGGTTCATATTAGACACCTCTGCACCCACGGAACAGGGTCACACAACAGATCCGCGGAGCCGCGCTTCCGCCTCCAGGCAAGGAACCATTGCGCTACGATACGGCGAGCCGCTACCTATGATGAGATTACATGAGAAGCGGAGTCCGCAGAGTCCTTCAGAGGATGATGCGAGTGCGTGCAGACTCTCGGAGGTTGTCCTTTCATCCACAGGTTCCTGAGCTCGCCCCGCTTTTTACCGAGTGATATGAAAGTTCCTGCGGTAGACAGGATGGTTTCGTTCAAGGCACTGGCTCAAGAATCTGACGATATAAAATTTATCGATGGACACAAAGGCGGGGTTTTCGTCCTTACCAAGCGTGAAGGGCACGATGTAAAGAAGAGCTGGTTGGCCGTGACCATCCATGAGATTCAAGGCAACGTAGGTTATCAGAAGGCCtgaatgaaaaagacaaatatacACCATGTCAGAACTTCAGGTGAAAAATACCAACTTACCGCCAGCATGTTTTACAGAATTGTACACATAAAAAAAAGAATTGTACACATCAACATATATGATATCAACATAATTCATGTCTTCTGAAGCATTTCAGAAAGGGGGCATTACTTCATTTATTCAATGAAAGAGACATCCGTAGCGAGAAAAACATTGAAAAGTAACCGTGAATTCTGAATCGCCTTGAGATACTTTTGCTCAAGAGTAGTTTGTATCACATGATTCCATATAAGACAGGACATGCTAATTAAGGAAGCCCGCAAACTGTTCTTAGCAAAATGCAGAAATGCATAGTTGATATGGAAGCAGGCAGTGTCTTACCAGAACCGTACGCAACCATTGACCACAGAAAGTAACCAGATTGTAAGGTCTTCCTCGCAGCCCAATCATACCTAAAAATGGAGAGAGATCTCAACTACTTACACCATCATAATGTTGGCatacagtaacaaaagtaaataccCAGCAGATGGGATGGAATAATATCCATGCTGACAGTTGTTCTACATGCTCTAATCAATGAAACCCGCCCTTCCAACAAAAATTGAAAATTCACATATGACAAGCCAGGAGCCCAAATTTAGCACACTAACCTTAGCGCAAAAGCAACCAGCAGTCCTGGAAGGAGGATATCACCAAAGCCTATGATGCTGTATCCACCCCATGGATCAAACATGCGTGGGATCTTTAACAGCATGGGTACACCATCTTCATCAGTATTATCGCCACGTGCAACCTGCAGGCAGATCACAAGCATAACTAGCATATCTATCGAGCAGAAGAAAAAAAACATAATATTGCAATAGTCATTTGTACATACCACAATCATCACGCTCTCATGAAACAACATCTTGGATATGAAAACCCAGAAGATGTCATACAAGAAGGAACAGCCGAGAAGAACAGACCCCACCTGACCAATTATGAGCAAATAAATAATTGGCATCAAGGTCCTTCACTGCATCGAAAGCATAAACCAAGGAGCAGAAACAATTACCTTAAGATTTGGTATCCTCACAATCTGGATCACAGTAACAATCAGTGCGATACCCTGAAGGCACAAAGCATGATGTTAATCAACAGAAAATAATCACAATGGAGGGTGCAAAAAACAAAACTGCACTTACAAGAACATCTTGCCCAATCCATGCATAGGGCATCCGGCGATAAACAGCCCATAAAACAGCAGAGACGATGCAAAATGGACAAACTGCCAATGTAAGGTATGAAACAGCTCCAAAAAATGGCACTTTTACAAATGATCTTGCAGCAGGTTTAAACCATCTGAAAGATACCACAGTTTTCAGGTCAGTAACACATTTACCCTTTTCTTTAAGCTATGTCTGCAAAACCACAAATTAAAGGAGAACCGAAACATATCTACACTGTGCATATACCCAGAAAATATGAATGTATCGCGTCGAGCAATAAATTTACCTTGACAATAAAGCCACCAAACATGTTTGCAAACCCTGGATAAAAAAGGAAAGCATAATGTGCCATCAGCTCAAGAAATTGACGACGAAATATAGCAAAATAAGATATCAATCAACGAAATCAAGATCGGTTCACTCTGCAGCTGTACTAGTCTACTAGATAAGTGTGATGTTGGTTATTCAACAGCAGCCACAAAGTTATTTGTtcatttttggataatatcttTAGTGTTCAAATCAAAAGGTACAGATTAAAAAGGAAGAACTTCAATTCTCTGTAGGGAAAACGGATGACACCATTGTTTAAAGAAGGTTTAACATTTAAGAGCCTAATTTAACCATTCTCCAAATTGCATTGATTCATGATTTGTGCCATCTAGTTTTAATGTGGAATACTATATAAGTACTATTCTGTTTTAGTAACTAAGCATACAGTACTACTAATCAAAATTTAAAGCAGTGACctcgcaaaaaaaataaaaaaataagcagT
This window contains:
- the LOC123131416 gene encoding uncharacterized protein, whose amino-acid sequence is MAAAPPPALPDDLIEEIFLRLPPDDPASLLCASLVCKTWSHIAKVKLKRALLQGQLKRAQLQLLKNAQLQLQLEKEQLKVIQLQEELNQLLQRRSDSSSSRAPSSRRSSTSSRGQPAAAQARQLGVSSYSPSLSISAARNG